In Oreochromis aureus strain Israel breed Guangdong linkage group 6, ZZ_aureus, whole genome shotgun sequence, the genomic window TGCAAAGGAACCCAGCCCTCCATGTGTCTGCAACGGGCACTAATCACCTCTTACAACAACCAAAATGGGCGATTCAGATTTGATGATGAAAATATCTTAACACAATTCACAACAAAAATTAGCCGTTTGACACAAAGTGATTCAGGGCGTTACCTTTGTGGCATCCAAAGAAACTCTGACCTGCatcttttctgtgcttttgAGCTGAAAGTTAAAGGTGAGCGTTCATAGTAACATCTCATTATATCAGCTGACAGAAAACACTGTGTTCTGTAAAACTAATAAAATTATCTTTTTGACAGACCACTGCTGTGATACTGTGACCAATATTGAAAGTTATGAGGGATACTCTGAGTCCATCAATTGTCCTTACGAAAGTCAGTACCAGAACAGCCTGAAGTACATCTGCAGAGGAAACCAGCCCTCCACATGTCTGCAGGAGGCAATAATCACCTCTGACAACAGAGAAAGTGGTCGCTTCAGACTTAATGATGTAAAAATGTCAAGAATATTCACAGTGACAATTAGCAGCTTGACCCAAAGTGATTCAGGGTATTACCTTTGTGGTGTTCAAACAAACTCTGACCATGATGTTTTCTCTGCTGTTGACCTGAACGTCAAAGGTGAGAGGTCATAGTAATATCTCATTATACCAatcaaaagaaaacagcttCTTCTAAAAGAAAGtatttcagatttatttttgaATCGTAAATAGTTTTTCTCTTTCAATCTGACAGAGTGGTGCTGTGTCAGGTCAACTAAAATAACAGGTACTGTGGGACAGCTACTAACTCTGCAGTGCCCTTATCCTCAACAACATCAGGATAACAGGAAGTTCCTCTGTAAGGGAGACCACCGCAACAGCTGCAGAGACATGGTGATGAGTCAAAACAGATTCACACTACGAGATGATATTTATTCCAACTCTTTCTCAGTGATGATCACAAAGCTAGAAGAAGCAGATGCTGGGACCTACTGGTGTGGGTCAGACTCACAGTGGAGAGTTGGAAACTACACCAAGATTCAGCTGTCAGTCGGTGAGATGAACACATTTAAATGAAGGAAAAATGGACAGAGCTATGagttacatctttttttttaactgcttttaaaGCATACACTGCGGCTGGTGATTCAGTTGTTTGTAGTGTGATAGAATTATGACAACTCCATAGTGtttcacacaaagcacagaaTATATGCCAAACAGAACTAGAGGCcagtttttttaatcttctttaCTGGATGGTTTGctacataaatgaataaataaataaattaattaattaattaataatctaATTTCAGTTGTGTGAATAGTTTAGGATTCTTGGGGTATCAGTCAGGACCCTCTGCACTAGTCTTTCTACTAAAATGTGATTCTTGTGTTAAAATAAAGTTTCTAAGAGAACTAAGAGGGGTTTTTTCTCCAACAGTCTTTCTGCAGCATACCAGCACTGTACCTTCTACAGTAAAAACTCCTGGAAAAACTGTACCTCCTACATCAGAAAATcttgtaaaaactataacttctACAATGCTTTTATCCCCACAAGGGCAAGTATCTAGTAAGGGTCCCCAGGCTACCCAAGCCTACCTTTGGGATCTGGACACACAATTGTATCCagatcccaaaaagttgattctgttcatttggatATTGCagaggatcaaataattattttccaCACTCTATATTGCatattgtcttccaggggccagagcaggcaacactgagggaaatttaaaactgctggctaagggtaaacataaattcagtaaattcataattcacgtcggcagtaatggcacccagttacgccaatcggaggtcactaaagtcaatattgaatcggtgtgtaactttgccaaaacaatgtcggactctgtagttttctctggtcccctccccaatcagaccaggagtgacatgtttagccgcatgtctgtgaaggttctcagtcatccaggtcatcgtagtcaaaggaatttgcaaagaaaagcgtctggacgcttttctttgcaaattcctttgacttagccgcatgttctccttaaattgctggctgtctgagtggtgtccaaaacacgatgtgggcttcatagataattggcaaaccttctggaggaaacctggtcttgttaggagagacggcatccatcccactttggatggagcagctcctCATTTCTAAAAATCTGGACAAAttcattaaaccccccaaaatatgactatccagagttgggaccaggaagcagagttgcagtcttacacgcctcacTGCAGCTTCTCTCGTCCTGttagtagggatgggtatcgtttaggttttatccgataccggtgccaaaccggtacttttgaaacagtgccggtgcttaaacggtgctcgaaccggtgcttaaagaatggaaaacacaaactttgtccaaaaacctcttatgtttttatttttagcagtctttttttttatggtGACTCCACCATTGAAAATGGATGGAGAACTTTGACTGTAAATTTTGTCACTGCCCTATGAATTTcatccactttttctttggtcattttagcctttttggccagggtgaagggagtatctgccatcaaacaagaagacagccgcatgtaactaccaCGGTGTTTggtagttcaccttacatgcattaatttaataacgtggttagcctactcaacgtaaattacacacgaaccacattaagctactcacccagagaagaacggctgctgctgccatcatcatcggtcatcatttctgctacactggcagggctaggggccaggactcttcgggttcttgggggatgttgctaactccgggtccgataacaggtgGCGAcagctatgcgtcgccaggtgtttcatcagattcgaggtgttacctcctttgcacagtatcaccttaaagcacttgttgcaggctgctgagtttgcatctttttctgtgaagtacagccagacttttaaTCACTtcaccttgggcatttttaatctgtagctctaggaaaggtaaaatgattggctagaatccaaagtttATGACAtctcagggggaaaaaagaaccgaaataaagcactgaaatgtgcgctgcttttcggtctgatTACTACGGTTTACGTCAgaacaccggtacccatccctacctgttacccccccaaaaccccatctccatagagactgtgtcagctcccaaacagacagaaacaaactaaaaaccagcaataaacaacttaaacataaaaaaaatcacaaaaaaagaacaatacagtagccacatctgaaccaaagagtaaaacagtgaaatgtggattattaaatactaggtctctctcctccaagtctctgttcaAAAGATATCACCAGTGAAGTCAAGCTGAAATTAGTAACAGGTAAACAAAGACTTGGTACAATTCAGTTTGACACTGAGTTACAGTTAACGATAAGGAATTAATAGATTCTATTTGTTCAGGATTATCTGTTTCTCTGCTGTAAAATTTAAAGCACTATATTAATCATCAAAGCATCAAAGGATGGAAAACTGTCACAAGTTTACAAATATAAAGTTGTTCCATGAGTTGAATATGAAATCCTTAAGTTTTATATACAATTGTTTAATGGGTGCAACATGTCTTCTGATGCTTTTACCCCTGTTGACAGACCACTGCTGTAACACTGTGACCAAAATTCTGAATTATCAGGGATATTCAGTATCCATTAGTTGTCCGTATGAGCCTCAGTACCAGAACAGCCTGAAGTacatctgcagaggaaacagCCCTCCACATGTCTTCAGCAGGCACTAATCACCTCTGACAACAAGGAAAATGGACGATTCAGacttgatgatgataaaatgttgaaaaaaaaattacatacaTAAACATCACCAGTTTGAGCCAAGAGGATTCAGAGTATTACCTTTGTGGTGTCCAAAGAAACTCTGACCTGGATGTTTTCTCTGCTGTTCTGTTGGAAGTTGAAGATGAGCGGTCAAAGCTACAGTGTATTTAATTACATTAGTTAAATATCTGATGATTCTGAAATcacctttttctttcattcataCAGAGTTCTGCTGTGTCAAATCAACTAAAATAAATGGTACTGTGGGGCAGCCACTAACTTTGCAGTGTCCTTATCCTTCACAACACCGGGATAACAGGAAGTTCCTCTGTAAGGGAGACCACCGCAACAACTGCACAGATATGCTAAAGAATCAAAGCAGATTCACACTACAAGATGCTTCTTCCAACACTTTCATTGTGATGATCTCAAAGCTGGAAGTAGCTGATGGTGGGACATACTGGTGTGGGTCAGACTCACAGTGGAGGGTTGGAAACTACACCAAGATTCAGCTTTCAGGTATGTTAAACACTTCTGTATACACTATGATAATACAATAAATATATTTGTAGGATATGTGTTTGTTTGAGCTCCATTATGGAAACAGAGTGTAGGTGATCATTCATTTGTCTGAGGTGTGATCTAATAAAAACCGTTAGTCCAGTGCTCCCcacccaaaaaataaataaacaacaactttCACTCAATACAATATTTATCGGCAATATgcagtttttatatatatacgcacactcacacatctcacatatatatatagacttAGTCTTTTTAGCATTTTTGGTTAATACTCTgtgtctctccattaaaatgaaactacaatTAAACAATTGGAGACTGTTGATTTCTTtataagtgagcaaacttaGCAGGGGAACAAATAATTGTGTCAAGTTTAAGACATTTGGATTGAAAAATAGAGCAATGAAAAGTAAAATGGCCATGATACACAGAAATGTGTTGAAAACAGCCCAGCACTTGCCTTTGACGGATATCCTTCAGATAAGCCAAGAAAATCAATTTCCTTCCCTTACTTGCAGTGTTACTGGATAGTGTGTCACAGTGAGCCCCCTGCTGGTGATGTATTAGTGTAACATTGATTATAACAGTAGGAAGAGAGGATTATCCACAGTGTGCTTATTTCCTAACAAACTGTCAGTCACAGGTTGTTAATAAATGAGTGCTCAGAGTCCTTGTTTGCATAATTAGTTCCTTTGTGTATCTGGTTTCAAAACGCCTATATGGCAAAAAACCCTGTGTGATTGGACTTTTTATAATTTTGCACTACTGGCTTTAAGAAAATCATGGTAATGACACCATTCACCTGTATGTAGCTGTGTTTTTTAGCAGTTATGCTTAATTGTTAATCAATTAATTAATGCAGAGgtcttattttgttgttctgtaCAATAAGTTTCTTTGACAAACTGCTTTCATTGTATGGGCTTAGTTGGCTTAATAATTGATAGTTTCTGTTTAATGATAAGTAAAGAAAGGTAGcatcaaaagtaattaaaaaataatcattaaTTTTGTAATTTAAGTAATTAAAAAATAGAGTATTTACAGCAATAGGATTTgcaatgttttggttttgttctgttttttaacTGTGAGAGAAAAATGTTGCAGACTTCTTTTGCAGTCAGTGATTTTATCCCCACAAGGGCATGTATCTAGTAAGGATCCCCAGGCTACCTAAGCTTACCTCGGAATATGACACACAATTGTATCCAGATcacaaaaagttgattctgttcatttggatATTGCAGATCGCagaggatcaaataattatattCCACACAATATATTTCATATGTTATAAGTAGATTTTACCTGCTACATACTAAAGATAATAACGCAACTCTTTCTACATAATGAGACAGGAAGGAAAGAGTGAGAGGCATGTAATACATTTTTAGTTTATCATCTCCTGCCATTGTATTAAAGTTTGTGTTAAAATAACATTGCTAAGAGCACTTATCGTTATTTTCTCTTGCAGTCTTTCCACAGAGCactctgggggaaaaaaaaccaggTAAATAAATTAAACTGTACGTATGACTGTTAACGTGTACTTCTGTGTTATGAGAACAATTGTCACGGttctgagtcattttgacccagctttttcagtttcttatattttggcatatttctgtattctggttctattttgattattattctagatttagttcagtgtcaagtctgcgtctttgtaaattgtttcttgtttcctgttttacttaaaaggttcatgtctcatgtcagtgtgttcagttttacttgcctcctgtctcgttagccctaatctctcccagctgtgtctccctcctgtttcccgttccctgattactcccctgtgtatgtaagccctgtgtttcctttgCTCTCTGTTGCGTCGTTAATGTCTGCTCACCCTTATACCACTATGTGTGTTCTGTTTGCCTGCCTGcaagtttatttgttttctaGTTTAGTTAGTCTTTGTTCAGTCTGCAATCCCACAATAAAGCTGAGGAGTTTTGAGTTCACCTGTGCCTCCATGAGTCCTGCTCTTGGGTCCACCTTTCCTTTCCTGCCTGCCTTCACCCTATGacaatagtttttgtttgtttgtttttcagcactCTATGTGATACCCCCTGTACTGCTTTTGATATGTATCCTCGTTCTTGTTTATAAGTACAGACGTTCCAGAATTGAAGGTATCTTTTACACTCATGTGCACAGAGGAATCCTTACACTCAAGTGTCCATGTAAATACAGCATAACCATATCTAATGCTGTGTTTTCAGAAGCTGTTCTCTCCCTGAGGAGAAATGCATCTAGGAAAAAGAGTTCAAAGGAGGTGGTTGGTGCAGCACAAAGTGAAGTAAGAAAACTAAAGTGTAAAGTCTTAATAGAGAAGTATGTTTGTCACACACTCCATTATGAATATTTAGgattaaaagaaataacaggTTTTATACTGTTTGTTGGGTTTAATATGCAAGATTCGTTTGGAATGTGGGACAACTGGAGTTTAAATGGATCTCCCATTTGGAATTGTTTtgtgtacattttatttttcatgctcAGAAAGTTATAGTATG contains:
- the LOC116335594 gene encoding polymeric immunoglobulin receptor-like; translation: MRRLQNLLFTFCIALRCVTTAEEVIHVTGYVGSAVKVSCSYDQGYESYEKYLCQNDCHSDNDVLITTSNPVKSKYRIHDDKTARIFTTSISDLRSADAGKYWCGVSRFGRDIYTEVELKLVQDSCCNSVKEVESYAGYSVSFSCPYESRYQNNLKYICKGTQPSMCLQRALITSYNNQNGRFRFDDENILTQFTTKISRLTQSDSGRYLCGIQRNSDLHLFCAFELKVKDHCCDTVTNIESYEGYSESINCPYESQYQNSLKYICRGNQPSTCLQEAIITSDNRESGRFRLNDVKMSRIFTVTISSLTQSDSGYYLCGVQTNSDHDVFSAVDLNVKEWCCVRSTKITGTVGQLLTLQCPYPQQHQDNRKFLCKGDHRNSCRDMVMSQNRFTLRDDIYSNSFSVMITKLEEADAGTYWCGSDSQWRVGNYTKIQLSVEFCCVKSTKINGTVGQPLTLQCPYPSQHRDNRKFLCKGDHRNNCTDMLKNQSRFTLQDASSNTFIVMISKLEVADGGTYWCGSDSQWRVGNYTKIQLSVFPQSTLGEKKPALYVIPPVLLLICILVLVYKYRRSRIEEAVLSLRRNASRKKSSKEVVGAAQSEIYKNQAVVTSNDQTTCNIYEEVDVEVHYENLTASD